ACGCGTCGGCCGGCTCGCCCCAGCGGAGATTCTCCCTGCCCACCAGTACGCCTTCACCGACGCGCCTTTCCGGGTACGGGAGTTGCTCACCCACCACGAGGACCGTCTCACCGGTCTGCTCGCCCTCCTCGCCACCCCGCTCACCCCGTGGCAGCTCGCGGAACGCATGGAGTGGAACCGCCCCTGGCCGCAAATCCCCTACGGTTCACGGAACATCGCGGTCTCGGAGGCCGAGGCCCATCTACGGCGGCTGGTGAAGCAGGGACGCGCGGAGGCGGTGACCGGGAGCGATCCGGTGACCTACGTGGCGGTGTAGATCGCTCGCGGCGGGCGAGGGCCCCTTGATACCAACGCGGACATCGCCTTCGTGACCGCGGACATGACGGTCTGGCGGGCGGCCTAGTCAGCGGCCCGCCGTCGACCTGATCAACTCGGCTGCCGGTACGAGGAGTTCCGTCTCCTCGCGGCTCATCGTCGGGTTGGCCGCCCGCCTCCGCAGGGCCTCCGCCAGGCCCTCCTCGGTGAGGTCGGAGGGGTCGGCGAGCAGCGCGGTCAGCATCGCCCGCGCCGGATCGGCGATGGGCTGGGGAGAGACGGCCACCTGGGCGAGGATCACCGCGGACATGCCCCAGTCGAGCCCGGGGTGGCCCTCCTCCGCGTTGGCCCAGTCGATGACCCGGGGGCCGTCGGGAGTGAGGATCACGTTGTCCGGGTGGAGGTCCAGGTGCAGGATGCCGGCGTCGGCCGAGATCCGTCCCGGCAGGGCGTGCAGCTCGCGCAGCAGCCGGGCGAGGACGGCCCCCGCCTCCTCGGCGTCCAGCGTGCCCGCCCCGAACGCCTGGAGCATCGTCGGCCCGTCCAGCCGCTCCATCACCAGGTCGGAGCGGGAGCCGGAGGGCCGTACGGCGGGCGCCGGGTAGCCGTGCTCGCGCACGTGCGTCATCACCGCCGCGAGGGCGGCCGAGTCCTCCCAGCCCTCCCGGTCGCGGCGCAGCACCCACGCGTCGTCGATCTCGTACACGTCGGCCGTTCGGCCCGAGCCGAGCAGCCGGCCCGGCGGCCCGCCCGGCACCGCGGCCGGGAGCCCGCCCGGCGCTCTCCCCGTATCGGTCATGGTCAGAACATATCGGGGGCTCCCGCCCCGTCAGGGGCGCTTTCACAACCGCCCCTCAGGCGCCCGGCTACCTGCCGGTAGAGTGGCCGCGTCGTCATCACGCCCGTACAGGGGGAAGCCGGTGCAATTCCGGCGCTGACCCGCAACCGTCACAGCCGGATCGCCCGGTACGGGACCGTGACCGGCTCACGTGCGTCGGCAGGCCCGCCGGCGCACGGCACCGTCGAGGTATACGGAGCCGAGCCGCCGGGATGTCCCGTGCTGCCCGCTGCGTGACCTCCCCGACCGGGAGAGGCACCCGCCGATCATGAACATCCGCCGCAGCGCCGCTGCTCTGGCAGCCGCCACCGTCGTGCTGGGTGCCGCCGTCCCCGCCGTCGCCGCCACCCCGTCCCCCACCCCGTCGGTGGCGATACCCGACGGGCTGTACGGCACCACCGACCCGACGTACGACGGTGTCTGGCGCCAGTCGCTGGCCCTGCTCGCGCAGCGGACCACGGGTGTCACCCCCGCCGACCGGGCCGTGGCCTGGCTGACCGGGCAACAGTGCGCGACCGGCGCCTTCGCCGCGTTCCGCGCGGACACCGCCAAGGCGTGCGACGCCAAGCTGATGGTGGACACCAACAGCACGGCGGCGGCCGTCCAGGCGCTGGCCGCGCTGGGTGGCCACCAGGCCGAGACCGGGAAGGCCGTCACCTGGCTGAAGTCGGTCCAGAACGCCGACGGCGGCTGGGGCTACACCCCCGGCGGCGCGAGCGACGCGAACTCGACCTCCGTCGTGGCGGGCGCGCTGGCGGCGGCCGGGCAGCAGCCCGCGCAGGTGAAGAAGGCCGGCAAGTCGCCGTACGACGCTCTCGTGAAGCTCTCCGTCCCGTGCGACAAGGACGGCGGCGGCGCGTTCGCGTACCAGCCGGACAAGAAGGGCGGCCTCGCGGCCAACGCGGACGCGACGGCGGCGGGCGTGCTCGGCGCCCTCGGCAAGGGGTTCGTGACGACGGCCGGCAAGACGTCGGCGGCCCCCACCTGCGACTCCGCCGCCGCGGCCACCCCGAGCGGACTCGCCCGCAACGGCGCGGCCTACCTCGCCGGAGCGGTCGCCGACAACGGTTACCTGAAGTCCGCCCTCCCCGGCGCCGAGGACCAGCCCGACTACGGCAACACCGCCGACGCCGTCGTCGCCCTCGCCGCGCAGGGTGCGACCGAGCAGGCGGCGAAGCCCCTCGCCTGGCTCGAGCAGAACTCCGCGGCCTGGGCGAAGCAGAGCGGCCCCGCCGCCTACGCCCAGCTGGTCTTCGCGGCACACGCCACGGGCGCCGACCCCCGCCACTTCGGCGGCGCCGACCTCGTCGCGCAGCTCAACGCGACGGGCCCGACCCCGCAGGCCACGACGAAGGCCACCGATCAGGCCGCCGACGCCGACGCCGACAAGAAGGACGACTCGGATTCCGGTTACGGCGTCTGGTGGATCGTCGGCGTCTTCCTCGTAGCCGGTGTCGGCATCGGCTTCCTGATCAGCGGCCGTGGCAGGAAGCAGCAGCCGTGACGCGCCGGTGCGCCGCCCTCGTCCTGGCCGCGCTGCTGCTGTCGCTGACCGGCGCGGTGCAGTCGGCCCAGGCGGCCGGCTACCGCTACTGGTCCTTCTGGGACCGCTCCGGCGACGGCTGGACGTACGCCACCCAGGGCCCGTCCACCGCCCGCCCCGCCGACGGCGACGTCCAGGGCTTCCGGTTCGCGGTGAGCGCGGACTCCCAGGACGCCTCGCAGCCGCGCGGCGCGGCCTCCTTCACGGCGATCTGCGCGAAGACGCCCGCCCGGGACGACACGAAGCGGGTGGCCCTGGTCATCGACTTCGGCACGGCGGCGGACGCGCCGAGCGGCGAGACCCCGCCGTCACCGCGCACGGCCTGCGCCCGGGTCTCGCCCGACGCGACGACGGCCGAGGCCCTCGCCTCGGTCGCCAGACCCCTGCGCTACGACACGAACGCCCTGCTGTGCGCGATCGCGGGATATCCGCGGACGGGCTGCGGCGAGCAGGTGTCCGGGCAGGCGCCGGGGACGGACGAGCCGACGTCCGCCGCGCAGCCGGAACCGGCGAAGGAAGCGGCGAAGGAAGCGGCGAAGAAGGACGACGGCGGGCCGTCCCTGGGCCTGTACGCGGGCGCGGCGGCGGTGGCGGTACTGGGCGCGGCGGCGGTCCGGCAGGCCCGGCGGCGAGGGTCCCGCAGGAATGGCTGACGGCCGCCCCCGCACACAACGCACCCCACTCCACCCCGCCGCCTGGTGGCTGTGGGCCCTCGGTCTCGGCACCGCCGCGACCCGCACCACCAACCCGCTCCTCCTCGGTCTCCTCCTCACCGTCTCCGCGTACGTCGTCACCACGTGCCGCCCGGACACCCCCTGGTCCCGTTCCTACTCCGCGTTCCTCAAGCTCGCGCTCGCCGTCCTCGTCATCCGTCTTGTCTTCGTCGTCGCGCTGGGCTCCCCGATCCCGGGCACGCATGTGCTCGTCACGCTTCCCGAAGTCCCGCTCCCCCACTGGGCGCAGGGCATCCGGCTCGGCGGCGCGGTCACGGCCGAGGGCCTGCTCTTCGCGTTCTACGACGGCCTGAAACTGGCGACCCTTCTCGTCTGCGTGGGTGCCGCCAACGCCCTGGCCAGCCCCTCCCGCCTCCTCAAGACGCTCCCCGGCGCCCTGTACGAGACGGGGGTGGCGGTGGTCGTGGCCCTCACCTTCGCCCCGAACCTCATCGCGGACGTCCACCGCCTGCGCGCCGCCCGCCGTCTCCGGGGCCGCCCCGACACAGGCCTGCGCGGCCTGCTCCAGGTGGGCCTGCCGGTCCTGGAGGGCGCCCTGGAACGCTCCGTCGCCCTCGCCGCCGCGATGGACGCCCGCGGCTACGGCCGTACCGCCGACGTCCCCGCCCCCGTCCGCCGAACGACCGCCGCCCTCACGCTCGGCGGTCTGCTCGGCGTCTGCGCGGGAACGTACGGCCTGCTCACCGCGGCGGGCGGCGCCTACGGCCTCCCGGTGCTGTTCGCCGGGGTCGTCGCGGCCCTCGCCGGGCTGCGACTGGGCGGCCGCCGCTCCCCGCGCACCCGCTACCGCCCGGACCGCTGGACCCCGCGGGCCTGGCTGACCGCCGCCTCCGGTGTCGCGGTCGCGGCCCTCCTCACCGT
The sequence above is a segment of the Streptomyces asoensis genome. Coding sequences within it:
- a CDS encoding prenyltransferase/squalene oxidase repeat-containing protein encodes the protein MNIRRSAAALAAATVVLGAAVPAVAATPSPTPSVAIPDGLYGTTDPTYDGVWRQSLALLAQRTTGVTPADRAVAWLTGQQCATGAFAAFRADTAKACDAKLMVDTNSTAAAVQALAALGGHQAETGKAVTWLKSVQNADGGWGYTPGGASDANSTSVVAGALAAAGQQPAQVKKAGKSPYDALVKLSVPCDKDGGGAFAYQPDKKGGLAANADATAAGVLGALGKGFVTTAGKTSAAPTCDSAAAATPSGLARNGAAYLAGAVADNGYLKSALPGAEDQPDYGNTADAVVALAAQGATEQAAKPLAWLEQNSAAWAKQSGPAAYAQLVFAAHATGADPRHFGGADLVAQLNATGPTPQATTKATDQAADADADKKDDSDSGYGVWWIVGVFLVAGVGIGFLISGRGRKQQP
- a CDS encoding SCO2322 family protein, producing the protein MTRRCAALVLAALLLSLTGAVQSAQAAGYRYWSFWDRSGDGWTYATQGPSTARPADGDVQGFRFAVSADSQDASQPRGAASFTAICAKTPARDDTKRVALVIDFGTAADAPSGETPPSPRTACARVSPDATTAEALASVARPLRYDTNALLCAIAGYPRTGCGEQVSGQAPGTDEPTSAAQPEPAKEAAKEAAKKDDGGPSLGLYAGAAAVAVLGAAAVRQARRRGSRRNG
- a CDS encoding energy-coupling factor transporter transmembrane component T; amino-acid sequence: MADGRPRTQRTPLHPAAWWLWALGLGTAATRTTNPLLLGLLLTVSAYVVTTCRPDTPWSRSYSAFLKLALAVLVIRLVFVVALGSPIPGTHVLVTLPEVPLPHWAQGIRLGGAVTAEGLLFAFYDGLKLATLLVCVGAANALASPSRLLKTLPGALYETGVAVVVALTFAPNLIADVHRLRAARRLRGRPDTGLRGLLQVGLPVLEGALERSVALAAAMDARGYGRTADVPAPVRRTTAALTLGGLLGVCAGTYGLLTAAGGAYGLPVLFAGVVAALAGLRLGGRRSPRTRYRPDRWTPRAWLTAASGVAVAALLTVAASADPAALHPGVVPLTAPALPLWPAAAVLLGLLPAFLAPENPPKDPADTEEPS
- a CDS encoding phosphotransferase, yielding MTDTGRAPGGLPAAVPGGPPGRLLGSGRTADVYEIDDAWVLRRDREGWEDSAALAAVMTHVREHGYPAPAVRPSGSRSDLVMERLDGPTMLQAFGAGTLDAEEAGAVLARLLRELHALPGRISADAGILHLDLHPDNVILTPDGPRVIDWANAEEGHPGLDWGMSAVILAQVAVSPQPIADPARAMLTALLADPSDLTEEGLAEALRRRAANPTMSREETELLVPAAELIRSTAGR